The Panacibacter microcysteis DNA window CATAAAAATAAACGGCAATACACAAAAACAAATTGCCGAGAAAATGGAAGAGATTACGAGGTTGTATGACTTTGACAGGATCATATGCCTGATGCAATTACTGAATATACTGGCCACTTCAAAAGATATAGAATATATTACCAACGAAGGTTATACCGGCACAACACTGCAAACCAAGCCAGACAGGCTTTCTGATGTGTACAAGTATATTACCACCAATTATTTCAACGATATATCGCTGGAAGAAATATCTAAGATTGCCAACCTCTCTCCTACCGCGTTTTGCAGGTTATTTAAACAAAGAACCAACAGGCATTTCGTGGAGTACCTGAATGAGGTTCGCATTTCCAATGCCTGTAAATTTTTACTGGAAACAAACCTGAATATTTCAGAGATCGCTTTTCAATGCGGGTATAAGACATTGTCGAATTTTAATAAGATCTTCAAAAAAACAACCGCACTCTCGCCTAAAGAATACAGGCAGAAAGCAGAAATGATTTAAGAACAGGCAAAGAAGCAATAGGCAGGGAGGCAACAAGGCACTAAAGCATTAAAATAATGAAGCTAAGCTGTTAAGGCCGGAATTTACTTTAATTGCCCAATATTGCTTCAACAGTACAAGAGTGCGACGCAACAGCAGCTTAATGCTTTTACTGCTGCCTGGTACATAATCTCTCTTTTACGCATTAAAACTTAAATGATGTATCAGTGAATCCGGAAGCACGGGCAGCCTGCTTCTTTCAATTAAAAAGCTTGTTAGCTGCGCTATCTCTTTGAATATGTAATGCTTATCCAGCGCGGCTTTCAGGTAATCTTTACCTGTACTTCCGCCCGTTCCTATACGGGTACCGATCATGCGGTGTACCATATTCATGTGCCTGTACCGCCAGGTGCTCATTTGTTCATCTATTTCCAGCAGGTTATTCAGCAGCTCAAACGGTAAATGCAGTATTGGATAGCCGCGGTATAACATAATAAACAACGCAGCTCTTTTTGCTGTTGCGGTAAGCTGGCCATCGTGTTTACCTTCAATAAAAATTTCGTTGAAGATCGTTAGATTGTTACGCTCTGCCTCTGCAAGGCTGTTTGCATAACGGCTTCTGTAGGTGCTCCAGTAAGGGTGTATGTGTACATCCCTGGCCTCGGTTTCAAAGTCTTCCCAGTTGGATGTGTTATTGAAGTACGGCATTCGCTCAAGCCACTTATTCACTACATACAGCAAAGACTTTTCGTGCTCTGCATGTTTGATGGTTGCTACTTCGGGTTGCTTTAGCTGGGAGGTGTAATATTCTTTCCCGTGTCTTTCTTCAAACTGCAGGCCCAGCCTTGCTTCCAGCGTTTTAAACTGCCAGCTCTGAAAGCCGGATGCGGGGCGCAGCATATCCCTGAACTCGAGGAAATCCATGGGTGTCATGGTTTCCATAACATCTATCTGGTGTACCAGCACTTTAAGAATTGTTATTACGCGGTTTAACCTGTGTACCACTGTTTGCAGTTGCGGCGTATTGTCATTGATGTTTTCCTGGCTCATTATATCAACGGCACTGTTTACCTCAAACAGGATTTGCTTAAACCATAATTCGTACGCCTGGTGAATTACAATAAACAACATTTCATCGTGTGCCGGCTTATTGCCGTCTTTAAAGCTCTCGGGGTGCTGGCTGTTTAATATGTGCTGTAGCTGAAGGTAATCCTGGTAATAGACATTTGTACTTTTCATACATTACAATTCTGCCCGCAAAGAAAATGTATTGTTACCGATTGTTAGTACACGGCGCCTAAATTTGCAGCCATGAGAA harbors:
- a CDS encoding tryptophan 2,3-dioxygenase; translation: MKSTNVYYQDYLQLQHILNSQHPESFKDGNKPAHDEMLFIVIHQAYELWFKQILFEVNSAVDIMSQENINDNTPQLQTVVHRLNRVITILKVLVHQIDVMETMTPMDFLEFRDMLRPASGFQSWQFKTLEARLGLQFEERHGKEYYTSQLKQPEVATIKHAEHEKSLLYVVNKWLERMPYFNNTSNWEDFETEARDVHIHPYWSTYRSRYANSLAEAERNNLTIFNEIFIEGKHDGQLTATAKRAALFIMLYRGYPILHLPFELLNNLLEIDEQMSTWRYRHMNMVHRMIGTRIGTGGSTGKDYLKAALDKHYIFKEIAQLTSFLIERSRLPVLPDSLIHHLSFNA
- a CDS encoding AraC family transcriptional regulator, with amino-acid sequence MKALQTEISSLLHSYIGVIERNEPYFKSPFHYHPEYELVYVKESTGKRIIGDKLDTFSGGDMVFIGANLPHVWLNDEIYHKEQSTLQARSIVLYFNKELFSKNFYELRESAKITDLFNRASRGIKINGNTQKQIAEKMEEITRLYDFDRIICLMQLLNILATSKDIEYITNEGYTGTTLQTKPDRLSDVYKYITTNYFNDISLEEISKIANLSPTAFCRLFKQRTNRHFVEYLNEVRISNACKFLLETNLNISEIAFQCGYKTLSNFNKIFKKTTALSPKEYRQKAEMI